A region of the Mytilus trossulus isolate FHL-02 chromosome 11, PNRI_Mtr1.1.1.hap1, whole genome shotgun sequence genome:
CAGGTGTAATCAACCatattctacatttgaaaatgcctgcaccaagtcaggaatatgacagttgttgtccattcgtttttgatgtgttttgtaatttgattttgccatgtgattagggacttttcaatttgattttcctctgagttaataaaattgagaatggaaatggggaatgtgtcaaagagacaacgacccgaccatagagcagacaacagcagcaggtcaccaacaggtcttcaatgcagcgagaaattccagcacccaGAGGTGTCATTCAGCTgtccccttaacaaatatatatactagttcagtgacaatgaagtatttttgtgattttacattttacattgttGGCAACATCCCAGGATAACAAAGAAATCCATAAAGACATTAAGGAATCAATATGTATCAgcataaacacaaaataaaaagccATACATCTGTTTTGTCCAATGGTCCAATTATTTACAACAATGACATCTACATGAAATAAGACAGTAACTCTTAGTTTTCAATTGATAAATACCTGTCACAAAGGATCTCATAATCTCCACCATGAGGAGCGGGTTAATTATAACATAATCTTTGAGCTGACAGGTATCAAAATAGATGATCTTCCCAAGAGAATGTTGGAAGTGTAGGAAGTTATGAAGTTGTTCAAAATCCAGTACGGACACCTTACTGATTGAATTCAATTCTGTAAGTTCTACCAATGACAAGATCTGCTTTCCTGCAGCTACCATTTCAGCAATCTCCAGTTCAAGGGGGACACAAGCATTCGGCATGTCCTCCCCCCAACATGGATGATCGAAAGTAAGCTCTGTGATGGCTTTCTTCAGGGATTCAATTTCTTGATCATCTTTATCAGTtgcattgacaaatatttttttgtcaaggaCAAGATGATTTCTTCCTTCGTGGTCCTTAAATAATTTCTCTACTTCACTGTACAATAGTGCTCGTCTTGTTTCAACATCCTCctgtcaaaaaaaataaacaagactTTAAATGAAGACATTATCATTGAATACAGATTTGGAGGTGGCATAGGTTGTTGTTGAAAAATCGGTTGACGTcattatcaatttctttttcattttctatataaatgaatacataatgaagattatttaaatgctttaaaaaaaagagtgcACATACTGAaatgttagtttaaacatatttatttatagtggattagGAAACaatttttacaacttatattaatccctttccactttgcgggtgcgagtgctgccttgtagcggcattagcctactctttttcgaaatctacaagggtgtctttaacgtgcaagagatatggctctctcttaacacgggccagccatttatcgtccccgtccgacggactatcatcgtttcctcaagaccatactcgcaaatggtgtcaagggagagcaaTGTTGCAACTGAAACACCAAACAAGATCTAAGCAATGCCTGTATAAAACACCTATTTAATTCTTGTTCAATTACCACTGGTACCTTGTCCTTATGGGTAACACCAAACAAGATCTAAGGAATGCTTGTATAAAAgacatatttatatcttttccACTTAACAATGGTACCTTGTCCTTATGGGTAACGACAAACAAGATCTTAGGGATGACACCAAAACAGATCTAAAAGACCTATGTATATCTTGTTTAATTACCACTGTGCCTTATCCTTATGGATAGCAACAAACAAGATTCAAGGAATTCCTATTCAATACCAATTTATATCTTGTTTAATTACCACTGGTACCTTGTCCTTATAGATAACAACAAACAAGATCCAAGGAATTCCTATTCAATACCAATTTATATCTTGTTCACTTACCACTGGTACCTTGTCCTTATGGGTGGCAACAAACACGATCTAAGGATTGCCTGTATAAAAGACATATTCATGTCGTGTTCATTAACCACTGGTATCTTTTCCTTATGGGTAACGACAAACAAGATCTTAAGGAAGCCTTTATAGAAGacttatttatatcttttctaCTTACCACTGGTACCTTGTCCTTATGGGTGGCTACAAACAAGATCTTAGGGATACCAGCATACACCACCTTACAATAGGTCAGGATTGAGTTTACCCAGTGCAGTAAAAAgactgaaagaaaaataaagttaaaaatatttgtgttttattttttctgtaactGAATTTTCATGAGTGTCGAAATATTCGTTTTGAGAACTTTATcctttgtccagaaaaaaattacttgACCTGAATTTctcaaataaatattgaagtGTTTGACTGTAAACATTTATGGTTCTTAAAACTGTTTAGTATCACTTTATCTTACAGTTGTCACATGTTATCAATGTCTTGCATGAGTAGATATTTTTCGTATCACACTGCACAGAGTGTGATACAGAAAAGTGAAATGAAAACCAGCGCTAATTTGATTGTCTTATCTAGCATTGCACAACAATATTGGTGCATTACCTTTGGTTATCCGTTAGGTCAATGATGACTTTCAAAGGTTGAGAAGATCATGTACATTTCGTCCATGGCAACAGACATTGTGATTTATTCAATTAgattagggacgacatcaaaagttcaatgaaggataaaaaacttaattcacatagttttttcactgacccccccctcttaacttaatttgggaaaaattgattgaccaatagagatatatgtaaaatcgatttttaattaacaaaacttgcagcaatgttgaccccccacccccaaactatttgaatgaagttttttatcctacatcgatcttttgatgtcgtcccttataCAAAATACTCACACATTTCACCTTACAATCttctttttctcaaattttattacatccTGAGGCGTACAAACAGTCTTAAATGTCTGATGTTACAGTTTGACACCGGAAATAGGTcggatttataaaattttaatcataaaaaatggTACACAGCTATATCATTGGATTCCGAAATATGTGTACTTTGAGATTCTTCTGGTCGTCTAATGAAAATATGGTGCAGTTTTTCAGAAATCTTGATCAAAGGTCATATGTCGTTTtcaaggaaaaataaaattgaatatctaCCTCCAATTTAAATACCCTTTTTACAGTAGAATGATTGCAAACTTATAGTAATCTATTTtcttccttattcaattttcacaattttcatcTAAAAAGTGGAAATCCATTATTATATGAGATTTCAAATAATAAGAACAACGTCTgtcaaaacttaacaaaatttatataaaattatgaaaaaaatatgtatttattcatataacCATCTAGTATACACCAATGAAAGTGAAAACTTTGAAGTTTTAGCCATATACGTTGAATACGCTACATGcaaaacagacaacacaaattatttcaaaacatacttATAGTTTTTACAATGTCATGACGATTTCTATgaactaaatttgtatcaataggaaaataaatcattttaagatAAACTTACAACTTTAAAAAGGTATGTTTTATGAAAGAATAGCCTTTTATTCGTTTGAAAATGAAGAACGTTTCGGTTTTTCAATCCCAAACTAAGTGATGcaagatgatatttttttttatgcggGATATATTGACATAGCACTAAATATACCTAACTTTAATCAGTAATTCAGACCTCAAATGACTTTTGTAATGTGGGAACGTTATTACGACGTTCTGACCATTGGCTGGAATACGCATGTTCGCAAGTGGAAGTTTTAGCAAATCTCGAATGTCAGTATTGGTCCGTAGTGTTTAAAGAACACGATAACATTCTTACGCCACGAATCCTATATTTATATTGCGAATATCAATGTTAAACTTCGGACATTTAACGTGTTGTGCCTTGCAATAGAGTGATTGTCAAATGTCTGTGTACCACATATAGCGAGCTTTTACCTATCACCATTGGACATCATCGTCATTACTAAATACACTTTGGCCATGTAAATCTATTTTATGGGGGACATAAAACAACTGAAACATCAGTGCACCTCTAGGACAAATGTCAAAAGAACCCTGTATTGAAAGAAACGTCTTGTCCTGCAGCTTGAAACtcaaaatatttctaaacaaaAGCCAAGAAAAAATACCCATTTGTGATCGGCATCGACAGTATACACTCGTCATGATCACATAACTGTAGTCTGTGCAATGTTTCCGATTGTCGTGGTCGTTATGCCCTACATTATGATCTGTATAAGTGATTTAATATCTGAACTAGGGATAGCATTTATATCACACTGCTGATGGTAAAAAAACTTTCTTCTGTGAATGTTCTTGTAATTTAGAATACAACAGTTTGACTCCCAGTAAAGGTTTATAGTGGCTATATGACAAATAAGCATAAAACAGcttttacttatttaaatgttctgttTTACAGAATGAAATTCCTCATCTTGGTTGTAGTTTTCCTTTACAATAGATGCAAGCATATGaaagagagacaaaagataCGAAAGGGATATTAAAagtcataagtcgaaaataagctgacaacaccatggccaaaaaatgaagaaacaaaaccacagacaaacaatattacacatcaGCACAACCTTTGATAGCCGTGAATTTGGTTTCTGACTTGAGACGGCTgccattttgtctgtttgtctcaAAGAAACATTACAGGCACCAGTACGTAAGTTACCGATGGTTGTGTTTTAAACAAAGCTAGGGGAGTtcaaggaaaaacaaaaaaaagttcagtTTGGTTGTGTCAACAAGAAGTTACCTGTGTCCTGCGAATCAAAAGTATCAATATATTACAAACAGGAATGGAACACAAATTAATTGCAAATTTTCAGATCTGATCTGACACTTAGTATCTAAAAATTGTAAACCACAAAAAGACGTGCTAGTGAGTAGGGCCACGACAGAGCTTAAAGGTATCATTATTCGTGATGCGGTAATTTAAAAACCTCTTTTGTGtctatttcagtttttttcataattaagtACATGACaccaaaattaaatttccacGTTCGACACTCAGGTGTTACAATTGAAACAGAATATTCTAAAACCTGCCTGGGGCACACGAGATAACCCCTTGCTTTCAGTATGTTTCGTATTTATTTTGAGTTAAGTCAAGGGTACACCCCCTGTCCAAGAAGACTGTATTGACCCAACAAGCACCAGCGTAAGGTATCATTTGAGATATGTGCATATTTTACAATGGTGCAGAGGAGTGTAGTATATTGAGACCCAATTGGGGAATTTACATTTGGAAAGTTAAAATCGCCCTCCAAAGTTTGTCATAGATTTGTGTTCATAGTCATCAATCCGTctaaatatcaaagaaaaaggTCAAGATATGATTTCCGTAGTATCCTTCATCACAAGCTAACTGGAAATGTAAGTACTGACTGACTAAGATGTAGGTAAAAAAGAGAAAGGTAATCTtcaatatatctgaatttttaaatcaaagaaCTAAGCAAAAAGGTTTACTTTAAGTCTTTAAAAGATTCTGCATTTCAAATTGCAGTGCGAACTGTAGATATCACTATGTCATGTAGACTTATGCATCATTCGTAtccatttttattataaacaattttcaagCGAATAGAATGAACCCGATGATAGATGTTCATCTATGAATTAAAGTCACAATTATATGCGCAATCTTGGGTATATTCCATCATTACACCAATCAACTGTGTCAAAATACATCAATTTACTGTATGtttgtaaagataaatcaatgACAATTATTCTACTtctacatttaataaaataacactATTTTAGggattaaaatgaatatttgctTCTTAGAAATGATAACGCAAAGTTTCAATGAACTTTCTAGTTTTGTTGGATtcctattttttaaataaaccattgaaaaacttatttacataaataaaatcaaaataacacaaCCTTAAAAAAGAATTATGGACACCAAACTTattaaatgaaacaataaaacatcaacaaaaacaagtaaaaaatcaAGTCCAAATATTACAGGAAAACTATGTCCCAGCCCAATCATGGACGAGACACAACTATCcggaatttttttaaagtaaatgattgATTAGAatagatttttgaaattaaaaaaaaatattgttttaaacaatGTGACCTCATAAAAACATGTGTACATGAAAAGTAAAATTGCagttttattactttatattaGATACGATATAATCCATTCATCGGCGCTTTATTGTATGATGTTGGAATCGGGTAAAACACATAATTTCCCCCTTAACAGTACATGAGTAGTTTTTTACCTTCATAATTTGTCATCAAAAGGCTTTGAGAATTACCCTTTTTGCCTAATTCATAGAACATTATGTATCCcgtttcaataaaacaaaaaagaaagatatacAATGGcagcttttgaaaaaaaagccaaattGCACGCCACTTATGATCTGCAtttgatgtcaaatttgctGACTAAAagctgaaataaaacaaaactgcaCCATACGACTTTTTGACGACCAAtcttaaattaaagtaaaatcatttttctaGGACTGTGCCAACTTTTAGCCGTGTACCATGAAGTGAAATTAAACTTCTTTAATAATTGACTTTTTCCTATTCTGTCACTGTGCTATAAAGGACAAATGACAAATATCTATTTGTCAGATTTAAAAGGTCACAGCAAGacacaaaaattgatatccaacatCCCATTCTCACTGGTTACGAAACATATACTATATCAATGATGTTTGTGATATTTGTGTATTTGAATGAATCAAAGGAGGTATGGGATTAACATCAATGAGACAGAAACCCAACATTAAAACAGCACAAAGACATCTAGAAGACAATTTTGCAATGTTTCAAAATGCTAGGTTGAAGGTACATATACTAAGTTTTGAAACCAGTTAAGGAATGAATACTGGACTATTAAACTAGATAATGCACTAGATTAAGAGTCCCTTCTATCTATTTATTTGccacaattggtttttaattgtccTTATGCATGTCATTGGTAACTGAAGTATGTTCAGTAATGAAGGTGTTACAATAGTAATTGATATATATTACCTGCTGGGGTTGGTGTCATGTGCTGCCCTGGAAAACACAGTACATCAGATATTTCTTCATTCAATCCTTTACTTCCATCAAAAACTACTAGAAACAATGCTCTGAAAGTCATGAATGTCTGGTGTGTTGTATAATAGACATACTGTCCACCAAAGTCCCAGAAGATGAGTCTGCCaactttcatttcatatttaccAGTTTTGAGGACCTTTTCCATTTTCTTTCTCATTtcttttttggtcattttagttgtcattttcttcttcatttgcTGTTTTTTAGACTCAATAGCGAAAATCTGTTGTGACAAAGATTGGGCTGCTTGTGGCTGCTGAGAGGGTTCAACTGGGAGGTTCAGAGGGAAAGATGTCCACTTGGTATATTGTGGCTGTGTAGAAGGTTCACCCGAGAGGTTCACAGGTAAATATGTCGACTTAGTAGCTTGTGGCTGTGTAGTGGGTTCACCTGAGAGGTTCACAGGAAAATATGCCGACTTGGTAGCTTGTGGCTGTGTAGAAGGCTCACCTGAGAGGTTCACAGGAAAATAAGTTGACTTGGTAGCTTCTGACTTCTGAGAATGAATATCGTCTTTATTTGGAAGTTCAACAAGTTTTGCATCGGATTTATGTTTTCctgatgtttttgtttgttttctttcatcCTTTTCAACAGAGGTCATTAAAACCTTATTGTATACTACATCCAAGGCATTATATGTtcctgtatataaaaaaaaataactgttgcAATATTATCCATGATATTTTTGTAAGAACGATTTCGTAGGAACATGCacaccacaaaattaaatgttcaacaaattgcAAGTGTTCTATTGTGACAAAACCACTTAATCAATTACCCCTATCCATGAACATTGgtatacacaaaaacaaaataatccaCAGTACATACAAACTagataaattttgatatatttatactaTATAGTCAAATAGTCATTCAATATAACTGAAAAACTGACATCAGCAGAAAACCTGTTTTTCATCATTGAAACCGGAAAACAAATGTTAGTCTTTTTCAAAACTGATGTTTTATGAATGCATATGAGACAACTACTCAGTAAAGTGCAGTTGACAAAAAAGAAGGTTTTGACCAGATATCTAAAACCAGTGACACAGAGGAAACCAACAACcttataaatgacaaaataattaatgaaaaacagATGTAACAGAAAGCAACCAACACCAACCCTGAATTGTAACAGAAAGCAACCAACACCAACCCTGAATTGTAACAGAAAGCAACCAACACCAACCCTGAATTGTAACAGAAAGCAACCAACACCAACCCTGCATTGCAGTATTAGGACAGGCACCATTTGACACAGAACGTTTGGGATAAGGATTGAATGtcatatgacaaaaaaatcagatttcgaccatttctttacaaaatcGAACTAACGTTCATCTACCTGCAAAACAATACTTTCTGTAaatattactttaaataaatgtataatgttaaatccatatatgtttaaatttgtatttttacctGGATCAATCATGATCCAATTTCTTGTCTCTATATCAAGTCCACAGCGACCTTCAACGAGGGAAATGCCATCAGTCGCATATCGCCCTTCTGGAACATTATCCCCAACTAAAAGCTTGACTAAACTTGATTTCCCAGTAGCAAACTGGCCGGTTACCATACAGCGCATGTCAAAAGATTGGTAGCTTCCGCTGCCAAGCAGTTTGTTCAACATAGAATCTGTGAATAAAAATTTCCTAAATGGTTAAGAAATGATGTATTGCTGATTTCTTACAAATTGTTGCTTACACTTTAGGAATAGTGCCTTCGTAGTATTATAATATTCTTCAGCAATAAGGGATATCTTTTTTGTTACATCTACCCTGCAATCCAACTAAACTGTTAGTAAAGGAGAATAATTGCAAGAtggaatttttgtaaaattttataaacttgCAGGCTAAAAATTTTTGAACAGTTCGAATTTTACTCCTGTTCTTATCATTATTCATGGCagtcatgtttgttgatagactAGCACATAATCAAATCTGGAAAGCTAATCATTTAATCATACTAGGATTGTACTATATTGTTCCGTAGTTTTTTTTAGGGTTAAGCTTTTTATTGTGACTTGAGTGTAGCACATAGCGTTATTTTCCACTGATTGCAGTTCATTCAAAATTACATCTGAAAACTGCTtcctatttatttcattaaaataaccCATTGAAAGTTAAGATTGTATCTATTTAATTGCTTACctatacaaataatttttataatttgtattttacaaatcgtcttttatattcaaaacattatacatcagtttgatttaaagtaaattatatatgaatatgcACTTTGTTGTtaataaatttacatattttacagaatggacTGTTAGAGGCTTATATCTtacttaaaacattgttttacttGTTATAGACCATAAAAAAGCATTCAAAAATAGTgtttttgcaaatatttcaaatcaagTGTTTAAATAGTTTTGCAAAAACTTTATAAGTACTATCCTAGATCATGTAGATCTTGGCCCCTTTAAACACTAGCTCAAACTCAAAcaatagagagaaaaaaagaatgtACAGTTGAAGGTAAACTACATGTAAAGGTACATTCAAAAACAGTGCATGCGTATCACGAATTTTACGTGCTCTAGGCCTACATATAAACTCCCCGTGAGTACTTTCAATGCATTTAATAATTGGAAATGGATATAGACAACGATGAAAGTATTTTTCTAACGCAGAATACTTTCCAACAAGAAGAAAGCAACGTTGACGATAGTGATGATATTGTTTCCAACTTTGTGTTAAAATCGGATCTTTATTCTGATATATCCAGTGCGGACAACGAGGAAGAATTAGTAATGGCAGCTAATAATGGcaagtttttaatttatcttaaCATGGGCGGAAtccagtaatttaaaaaaatggggtccCATACCAgagtaaaaaaaggggggtattcCAACAACATTTCCCCATTCAAATGTATTGATCGGCCAATAAATAGGGGGTTCCGGACCCCCCACCCACCTGGATACACCAATGCTCAAAATGTAATCCTATTATTAACTGATTCCTCAGTTCCCTTTAAAACGCAGTGGCGGATTCATGTATTTTTGTAAGGGTTTCCGCTGACTGACATAAGAATAGGTCaatccagtcatgcttcagtgattccccaaaaatattaattgaaattttcctCGACTAATTAGAGGATGGCCCAAGGTCCCCCTTGGTCCGCCTTTGAATAACATTATACGTTTAAAGACGGCTGGGTTAAAGTTGAAGAAAAAGGTTCAATTATATCAAATGCACCAcgttcaattttatttacaatgcaacaccatatatacatgtagaatataataaaaagcaCAAGTAAAAGAGATAATATGCATGCAagcaatttgaattatttagatGTTCTTATCTTCTAAGTTTCTGCATATTATATCATACCAATCAAGTTAAAATTTATGAGTCCTTCTGTAAGTCTTTGCTGTACGAATTTTTGTACTGTGCAAACATATTGCATCAGAAATACTGAATAATAGAGACATGTCATAGTGTACATATactgaaataaattttcttttttttcaaacttgtcATAGAAAAATCGATTGTTGTTGCTGCAAAAGATCTGACCCAAAAGAAAaggcaaaaaagaaaaaaatacaacaaacaaacgaacaaaacataaaaaaaaaaactcgcaCACATTCACTTTTCGATTTTTATACAAGGTTTATGTGGCTCTTTTTATCCGATTATGTATGTGTTACTCTTTTCAGTGTTTACCGAAATATTTCGTCCCTCCATCCCACTGgcaaatgacaaaaaacaaaacaaaacatttttgtttacatatataaaaaagaagatattgtaTCCTTATTGTGTTTTcgtaatatacattgtatacacTCAATATGACCTTTTAGGTGAAGACTGTTTGAAACTGTTTTTACATTTCAATAGAAATGAAATAGCGAAAACTGATAATGAGATTTCTAAAATTGAAGGTAGATTAGTTACCATGACAAATGATCAACTCAACACAGTTCTTGGGTATTTTATTACTGAAGTGTGCAATAAGAAAGGACTTGAATACTATCCAAATACACTGTATGAACTAATAATTTGCATCCAGcgtttttttaagacaaaatgaCCGGTCCATAAGTATTTTAGAT
Encoded here:
- the LOC134690123 gene encoding ankyrin repeat and KH domain-containing protein mask-like, producing the protein MGDWDYKLINSARDGRVNDLKLCLANGANIDYQQDVGWTALMLAAREGHVEVCQLLLENRCNKDITSVSGSTALMFAASEGHVEVCQLLLENKCNKDITTGSGRTALMLAAREGHVEVCQLLLENRCNKDITSDDGSTALMFAASEGHVEVCQLLLENKCNTDITNYYGQTALMEAASEGHVEVCQLLLENKCNKDITDMDGKTALHLAAMWGHLQVTRYLVEEGGISPFVKTQKGKTPYDLAAAEKEGQYKEVMEYLQTAVLRTKDSMLNKLLGSGSYQSFDMRCMVTGQFATGKSSLVKLLVGDNVPEGRYATDGISLVEGRCGLDIETRNWIMIDPGTYNALDVVYNKVLMTSVEKDERKQTKTSGKHKSDAKLVELPNKDDIHSQKSEATKSTYFPVNLSGEPSTQPQATKSAYFPVNLSGEPTTQPQATKSTYLPVNLSGEPSTQPQYTKWTSFPLNLPVEPSQQPQAAQSLSQQIFAIESKKQQMKKKMTTKMTKKEMRKKMEKVLKTGKYEMKVGRLIFWDFGGQYVYYTTHQTFMTFRALFLVVFDGSKGLNEEISDVLCFPGQHMTPTPAVFLLHWVNSILTYCKVVYAGIPKILFVATHKDKVPVEDVETRRALLYSEVEKLFKDHEGRNHLVLDKKIFVNATDKDDQEIESLKKAITELTFDHPCWGEDMPNACVPLELEIAEMVAAGKQILSLVELTELNSITQRLCYN